From Streptomyces sp. NBC_00775, one genomic window encodes:
- a CDS encoding coproporphyrinogen-III oxidase family protein, translating into MSKTAASAGTTALRPGTGTALRPGTETAPRPGTGLARLLSENPALRIGQDDYNINVTANYGEQLSTSQVADALRGHPGAGRPAHLYFHVPLCAYICHFCNYVKRKVADGPEGKAAPRIWTDLLLDESGRRLAHSPWLAHASIESVYLGGGTASLLGTEQLRRLTDHIRARYTLADDCEISLEGNPDNFQHDELAEACAIGFNRFSVGVQSLQSEVNAFAGRGHDAAMSLRAIDKLRATGKPFNVDMMFGLPHQSTATVADDIRRLIDLDVPTITIYRLRNADRAKMGIGNRALWNVESVKTRLREQHLFPSLGETYAMREAIVELLLDGGYHPSPCGWWNRPGVYPDGNIPRVSRNKWQRHDSMIAYGPGAYGWLTGDDDTVVQTHNIADISGYARRLKEGPGLPLASGRRLAGYQAIGMVLGFAFKANQPIDAGRFRRRFGVELFRDEPFAAVFAELMDRGLVEPVPGTLESVAPTLDGEALHEEIISVYFHQRVGGFAEAVCHR; encoded by the coding sequence ATGAGCAAGACGGCTGCTTCGGCCGGCACCACAGCACTGCGCCCCGGCACGGGCACCGCACTGCGCCCCGGTACGGAAACCGCGCCGCGCCCGGGTACCGGACTCGCGCGGCTGCTCAGCGAGAACCCCGCGCTGCGGATCGGCCAGGACGACTACAACATCAACGTGACGGCCAACTACGGTGAGCAGCTGTCGACTTCACAGGTCGCCGACGCGCTGCGCGGCCATCCTGGAGCCGGCCGCCCCGCACATCTCTACTTCCATGTGCCGCTGTGCGCGTACATCTGTCACTTCTGCAACTACGTCAAGCGCAAGGTCGCGGACGGCCCCGAGGGCAAGGCCGCGCCACGGATCTGGACCGACCTGCTGCTCGACGAGTCCGGCCGGCGCCTCGCCCACTCGCCCTGGCTCGCGCACGCCTCGATCGAATCCGTCTACCTGGGCGGCGGTACCGCCTCGCTGCTCGGCACGGAGCAATTACGGCGGCTGACCGACCACATACGCGCCCGCTACACCCTCGCCGACGACTGCGAGATCTCCCTCGAAGGCAACCCCGACAACTTCCAGCACGACGAGCTCGCCGAGGCCTGCGCGATCGGCTTCAACCGGTTCAGTGTCGGAGTGCAGTCGCTGCAGAGCGAGGTCAACGCGTTCGCGGGGCGCGGCCACGACGCGGCCATGTCGCTGCGGGCCATCGACAAACTGCGGGCCACCGGGAAGCCGTTCAACGTCGACATGATGTTCGGGCTGCCCCACCAGAGCACCGCCACGGTCGCCGACGACATCCGGCGGCTGATCGACCTCGACGTCCCCACCATCACCATCTACCGGCTGCGCAACGCCGACCGGGCCAAGATGGGCATCGGCAACCGGGCGCTGTGGAACGTGGAGAGCGTCAAGACCCGACTGCGCGAGCAACACCTCTTCCCCTCGCTCGGCGAGACCTACGCGATGCGCGAGGCCATCGTGGAGCTGCTGCTCGACGGCGGCTATCACCCGAGCCCGTGCGGCTGGTGGAACCGGCCCGGCGTCTACCCCGACGGCAACATCCCCCGCGTCTCCCGCAACAAGTGGCAGCGCCACGACTCCATGATCGCGTACGGCCCCGGCGCGTACGGCTGGCTGACCGGCGACGACGACACCGTGGTGCAGACCCACAACATCGCCGACATCTCCGGGTACGCGCGGCGGCTCAAGGAGGGACCGGGGCTGCCGCTCGCCTCCGGACGGCGGCTGGCCGGCTACCAGGCGATCGGCATGGTGCTCGGCTTCGCGTTCAAGGCGAACCAGCCGATCGACGCGGGCAGGTTCCGCCGGCGGTTCGGCGTCGAACTCTTCCGTGACGAGCCGTTCGCGGCGGTCTTCGCCGAGCTCATGGACCGGGGGCTCGTCGAACCGGTGCCCGGCACCTTGGAGAGCGTCGCGCCCACACTGGACGGCGAGGCGCTCCACGAGGAGATCATCAGCGTCTACTTCCACCAGCGCGTCGGCGGCTTCGCCGAGGCCGTCTGCCACAGGTGA
- a CDS encoding class I SAM-dependent methyltransferase, whose translation MSQRKRKKAAQDMLSSQRFDKIAENFATSEVHRSSPTMEALHETLGPQTGSTICDVACGAGHLALSFAAELPARLVAVDPAPNMLASVRKLAAERGVSVETKEAYAEELPFADGSFDLVVSRLAPHHFRDMPAAVGEMARLLRPGGRLAVIDLEGHENPEIDALNHELEMLHDPTHQRSYTLDEWIGFLQGAGLNVPVARGSQSESRTGVPIKRWCEIASSGAEAERAIRRRLAEAPPAHREALGIRQDGEEFFIPVRTCMVIGVKPLGGVR comes from the coding sequence GTGAGTCAGCGGAAGAGGAAGAAGGCGGCGCAGGACATGCTCTCCAGCCAGCGATTCGACAAGATCGCCGAAAACTTCGCGACCAGTGAGGTGCACCGGTCCAGCCCCACGATGGAGGCCCTGCACGAGACGCTCGGTCCGCAGACGGGCAGCACCATCTGCGATGTCGCCTGCGGCGCCGGCCACTTGGCGCTCTCGTTCGCCGCCGAACTCCCGGCCCGTCTCGTCGCCGTGGACCCCGCGCCCAACATGCTGGCATCCGTCCGCAAGCTCGCGGCCGAACGCGGCGTCTCCGTCGAGACCAAGGAGGCGTACGCCGAGGAACTTCCCTTCGCCGACGGCTCCTTCGACCTGGTGGTGTCCCGTCTCGCCCCGCACCACTTCCGTGACATGCCGGCGGCGGTGGGTGAGATGGCGCGGCTGCTGCGCCCCGGCGGACGGCTCGCCGTCATCGACCTGGAGGGCCACGAGAACCCCGAAATCGACGCGCTGAACCACGAGCTGGAGATGCTGCACGATCCCACGCACCAGCGCAGCTACACCCTCGACGAGTGGATCGGCTTCCTCCAGGGCGCCGGGCTCAACGTCCCGGTCGCCCGCGGCTCGCAGTCCGAGAGCCGCACCGGGGTGCCCATCAAGCGCTGGTGCGAGATCGCCTCGTCCGGCGCCGAGGCCGAGCGGGCGATCCGGCGGCGGCTCGCCGAGGCTCCCCCCGCGCACCGGGAGGCGCTGGGCATCCGCCAGGACGGCGAGGAGTTCTTCATCCCCGTACGCACCTGCATGGTGATCGGCGTCAAACCGCTCGGCGGGGTGCGCTGA